Proteins from a single region of Microbacterium sp. zg-Y818:
- a CDS encoding rhamnulokinase family protein → MSAGAGSSGAGAVAAVDLGATSGRVIVGQVGPDTLEATTVARFANDPVATPDGMHWNLLGLYSAALAGLREALRAAPDVASIGVDSWAVDYGLLRDGRLLGTPFHYRDARTERGVAAVHERMPHAELYRRNGLQFLPFNTLYQLAAEPTDLLGFADTALLVPDLIGYWLTGQARTEVTNASTTGLLRATTATWDEELMAGLGLPRGILPALIAPGERLGALLPEVAASLGAGSRVSVTAVGSHDTASAVVAVPMQPESAAYISCGTWGLVGVEVERPVLTAEALAANFTNEGGVDGRVRLLHNVMGLWVLSETVRGWEREGHDIDLPTLLGAAAEVDPATVPVFDVDDPRFLPPGDMPARIAAWCAEHDVAVPHTHAEFARSIVESLAQAFADTARLAGRIGGVDVETIHIVGGGSLNRLLCQRTADRAGMPVLAGPVEATALGNLLVQGRAAGFVGGSLESLRDLVARTHAPTRYDPRPGE, encoded by the coding sequence ATGAGCGCGGGCGCGGGTTCGTCGGGGGCCGGCGCCGTCGCCGCGGTCGACCTGGGTGCGACGAGCGGCAGGGTGATCGTCGGGCAGGTGGGCCCCGACACGCTCGAGGCGACGACGGTGGCGCGGTTCGCGAACGACCCGGTGGCCACGCCCGACGGAATGCACTGGAACCTGCTCGGGCTGTACAGCGCGGCCCTCGCCGGGCTGCGTGAGGCCCTCCGCGCGGCGCCCGACGTCGCCAGCATCGGCGTGGATTCGTGGGCCGTGGACTACGGGCTGCTGCGCGACGGGCGGCTGCTGGGCACGCCCTTCCACTACCGCGATGCCCGCACCGAGCGCGGCGTCGCTGCGGTGCACGAGCGGATGCCGCACGCGGAGCTCTACCGCCGCAACGGGCTGCAGTTCCTGCCGTTCAACACGCTGTACCAGCTGGCCGCGGAGCCGACGGATCTCCTCGGCTTCGCCGACACGGCGCTGCTCGTGCCCGACCTCATCGGCTACTGGCTGACAGGGCAGGCGCGCACCGAGGTCACCAACGCCTCGACGACCGGGTTGCTACGGGCCACCACCGCAACGTGGGACGAGGAGCTCATGGCCGGGCTGGGTCTTCCCCGCGGCATCCTCCCCGCCCTCATCGCCCCGGGCGAACGCCTGGGCGCGCTGCTGCCGGAGGTCGCCGCGTCGCTCGGTGCCGGCTCGAGGGTCTCGGTCACGGCCGTCGGGTCGCACGACACCGCGTCGGCGGTCGTCGCCGTGCCGATGCAGCCCGAGTCCGCCGCATACATCTCGTGCGGCACGTGGGGTCTCGTCGGGGTCGAGGTCGAGCGGCCGGTTCTCACGGCCGAGGCGCTCGCGGCGAACTTCACGAACGAAGGCGGTGTGGACGGCCGGGTGCGGCTGCTGCACAACGTGATGGGCCTGTGGGTGCTGAGCGAGACGGTGCGCGGCTGGGAGCGTGAGGGCCACGACATCGACCTGCCGACGCTGCTCGGCGCCGCGGCCGAGGTGGATCCCGCCACGGTGCCGGTGTTCGACGTCGACGACCCGCGCTTCCTCCCGCCGGGCGACATGCCCGCCCGCATCGCCGCCTGGTGCGCCGAGCATGACGTCGCGGTGCCCCACACGCACGCGGAGTTCGCGCGCTCGATCGTGGAGTCGCTCGCGCAGGCCTTCGCCGACACCGCGCGGCTCGCGGGTCGCATCGGCGGGGTGGACGTCGAGACGATCCACATCGTCGGCGGCGGGTCGCTGAACCGGCTGCTGTGCCAGCGCACCGCCGACCGAGCGGGGATGCCGGTGCTGGCCGGCCCCGTCGAGGCGACGGCGCTCGGCAACCTGCTGGTGCAGGGCCGCGCGGCCGGGTTCGTGGGAGGCTCCCTGGAGTCGCTGCGGGACCTCGTCGCGCGCACGCACGCCCCGACACGTTACGACCCCCGCCCCGGCGAGTGA
- a CDS encoding sugar ABC transporter ATP-binding protein, translated as MSAPALEMRGISKSFPGVKALSDVDLVVAPGEVHAIVGENGAGKSTLMKILAGLYQPDTGTIELAGERVRIAGQLDALRRGIGMVYQELNLVPDLTVAENIALGATPSRLGFVRRRSLLDSARAVLDALDARIDPRARLGSLTVSQQQLVEIAKAYAARPKIMVLDEPTSSLSEHEAQALFRVVRAMRADGIAIIYISHRLREVLDLADHVTVLRDGRQIDTRPVSGLTAAEMITLMVGRELTDVFPKREVPIGEVVLEVDGLSRAGAFDGVSLTVRAGEIVGLAGLVGAGRTEIARAVFGLDKADAGTVRVNGADIRARSPRQAVNAGIAYVPEDRKRDGIIPESSIRDNIALPVLSKVGTSGWISSRRERALATEQVNALGVSPPDVERAVNTLSGGNQQKVVIAKWLATQPDVLLLDEPTRGVDVGAKADIHTIIGELAGRGVAILLISSELPEVLAVSDRIYVLTEGRVSAEFTRDDADERSIMHAATGEASQ; from the coding sequence ATGAGTGCGCCTGCCCTGGAGATGCGGGGGATATCGAAGTCCTTTCCCGGCGTCAAGGCGCTGTCGGACGTGGACCTCGTCGTCGCACCCGGTGAAGTCCACGCCATCGTCGGTGAGAACGGTGCGGGGAAGTCCACCCTCATGAAGATCCTTGCTGGGCTCTACCAGCCGGACACCGGCACGATCGAGCTCGCCGGCGAGCGGGTTCGCATAGCGGGCCAGCTCGATGCCCTCCGTCGCGGCATCGGCATGGTCTACCAGGAGCTGAACCTGGTTCCCGATCTGACCGTCGCGGAGAACATCGCGCTCGGAGCGACCCCGTCCCGGCTGGGGTTCGTGCGGAGGCGCAGCCTGCTGGATTCTGCGCGAGCGGTGCTGGACGCCCTCGACGCCCGCATCGATCCGCGTGCCCGGCTGGGATCGCTCACCGTGAGTCAGCAGCAGCTGGTCGAGATCGCGAAGGCCTATGCCGCCCGTCCGAAGATCATGGTCCTCGACGAGCCGACCTCGTCGCTCAGCGAACACGAGGCACAAGCCCTCTTCCGCGTCGTGCGCGCGATGCGTGCCGATGGCATTGCCATCATCTATATCAGCCACCGATTACGTGAGGTGCTCGACCTCGCCGACCATGTCACCGTGCTGCGCGACGGGCGTCAGATCGACACCCGGCCGGTGTCCGGTCTCACCGCCGCCGAGATGATCACACTCATGGTCGGGCGCGAGCTCACCGACGTCTTCCCCAAGCGGGAGGTGCCGATCGGCGAGGTCGTGCTCGAGGTCGACGGCCTGAGCCGTGCCGGCGCATTCGACGGCGTCTCTCTCACCGTTCGGGCCGGCGAGATCGTCGGACTCGCCGGGCTCGTCGGGGCGGGCCGCACCGAAATCGCCCGGGCCGTCTTCGGTCTGGACAAGGCCGACGCGGGCACCGTCCGGGTCAACGGTGCGGATATCCGGGCGCGCAGCCCTCGCCAGGCCGTGAACGCGGGCATCGCTTACGTCCCCGAGGACCGCAAGCGCGACGGGATCATCCCGGAGTCATCCATCAGGGACAACATCGCGCTGCCCGTGCTGTCGAAGGTGGGCACCTCGGGCTGGATCTCCTCGCGCCGCGAGCGTGCGCTCGCCACGGAGCAGGTCAATGCCCTCGGCGTGTCCCCCCCAGACGTCGAGCGCGCAGTCAACACGCTCAGCGGTGGCAACCAGCAGAAGGTCGTCATCGCCAAGTGGCTGGCCACGCAGCCAGACGTGCTGCTGCTGGACGAACCCACGCGAGGTGTGGACGTGGGCGCCAAAGCCGATATCCACACGATCATCGGCGAGCTCGCCGGTCGAGGCGTGGCCATCCTCCTTATCTCGTCGGAGCTTCCCGAGGTACTCGCCGTCAGCGACCGCATCTATGTGCTGACCGAAGGGCGCGTGTCAGCAGAGTTCACCCGTGACGACGCCGATGAGCGATCCATTATGCACGCAGCAACCGGAGAGGCATCGCAATGA
- a CDS encoding bifunctional aldolase/short-chain dehydrogenase yields MTNPAAAELIARSNRLGADPKNTNYAGGNTSAKGTETDPVTGEPVELLWVKGSGGDLGTLTEKGLAVLRLDRMRALVNVYPGVEREDEMVAAFDYCLHGKGGAAPSIDTAMHGLVDAAHVDHLHPDSGIAIATAADGEKLTSEIFGDKVVWVPWRRPGFQLGLDIAEIKAQNPQAIGCILGGHGITAWGDTSEESERNSLWIIDTAAAYIAEHGKAQPFGGVRAGFEALPDAERRARAAALAPTIRGLASTDKPMVGHYTDSDVVLDFLASEKAPALAALGTSCPDHFLRTKVKPLILDLPASASVDEQLARLQELHAEYRADYQAYYDAHADASSPAIRGADPLIVLVPGVGMFSYGANKQTARVAGEFYVNAINVMRGAEALSTYSPISDAEKFRIEYWALEEAKLQRMPKPKSHQGRIAFVTGAASGIGKAIATRLAAEGACVVVADLDLEKAQAAAAELGGTDVAIGVAANVADAAGVQAAIDATVLAFGGVDLVVNNAGLSLSKPLLETTEKDWDLQHDVMAKGSFLVAKAAAKALIEQKMGGDVIYISSKNSVFAGPNNIAYSATKADQAHQVRLLAVELGEYGVRVNGINPDGVVRGSGIFASGWGANRAATYGVNEEDLGQFYANRTILKREVVPENVADAVYVLTGPELSRTTGLHIPVDSGVAAAFLR; encoded by the coding sequence ATGACGAACCCCGCAGCCGCCGAACTCATCGCCCGCAGCAACCGCCTGGGCGCCGACCCGAAGAACACCAACTACGCCGGCGGCAACACCTCCGCCAAGGGCACCGAGACCGACCCGGTCACCGGGGAGCCCGTCGAGCTGCTGTGGGTCAAGGGCTCCGGCGGCGACCTCGGCACCCTCACCGAGAAGGGCCTCGCCGTGCTGCGGCTGGACCGCATGCGCGCGCTCGTGAACGTCTACCCGGGCGTCGAGCGCGAGGACGAGATGGTCGCCGCGTTCGACTACTGCCTGCACGGCAAGGGCGGCGCCGCCCCGTCGATCGACACCGCGATGCACGGCCTGGTGGATGCCGCGCACGTCGACCACCTGCACCCGGACTCGGGCATCGCGATCGCGACGGCCGCCGACGGCGAGAAGCTCACCTCCGAGATCTTCGGCGACAAGGTCGTGTGGGTGCCGTGGCGGCGCCCCGGATTCCAGCTGGGCCTGGACATCGCCGAGATCAAGGCGCAGAACCCGCAGGCCATCGGCTGCATCCTCGGCGGCCACGGCATCACCGCGTGGGGCGACACCTCCGAGGAGTCCGAGCGCAACAGCCTGTGGATCATCGACACCGCCGCCGCCTACATCGCCGAGCATGGCAAGGCCCAGCCGTTCGGCGGCGTACGCGCCGGATTCGAGGCGCTCCCCGACGCCGAGCGGCGCGCCCGTGCGGCCGCCCTCGCGCCGACGATCCGAGGCCTGGCATCCACCGACAAGCCGATGGTCGGCCACTACACCGACAGCGACGTGGTGCTGGACTTCCTCGCCTCCGAGAAGGCACCGGCTCTCGCCGCGCTCGGGACGAGCTGCCCCGACCATTTCCTCCGCACCAAGGTCAAGCCGCTGATCCTCGACCTGCCGGCATCCGCCTCGGTCGACGAGCAGCTGGCCCGGCTGCAGGAGCTGCACGCCGAGTACCGCGCCGACTACCAGGCGTACTACGACGCGCACGCAGATGCCTCGAGCCCCGCGATCCGCGGCGCGGACCCCCTCATCGTGCTCGTCCCGGGCGTCGGCATGTTCAGCTACGGCGCGAACAAGCAGACCGCCCGCGTCGCCGGGGAGTTCTACGTCAACGCCATCAACGTGATGCGCGGCGCCGAGGCGCTGTCGACCTACTCCCCCATCTCGGATGCCGAGAAGTTCCGCATCGAGTACTGGGCGCTCGAAGAGGCCAAGCTGCAGCGGATGCCCAAGCCCAAGAGCCACCAGGGCCGCATCGCGTTCGTGACGGGCGCGGCGTCCGGCATCGGCAAGGCCATCGCCACCCGCCTGGCCGCCGAGGGCGCGTGCGTCGTCGTCGCCGACCTCGACCTCGAGAAGGCGCAGGCCGCGGCCGCCGAGCTGGGCGGCACCGACGTCGCGATCGGCGTCGCGGCGAACGTGGCGGATGCCGCGGGCGTGCAGGCCGCCATCGACGCGACCGTGCTCGCCTTCGGCGGCGTCGACCTCGTCGTGAACAACGCCGGGCTGTCGCTGTCGAAGCCGCTGCTGGAGACCACCGAGAAGGACTGGGACCTGCAGCACGACGTCATGGCGAAAGGCTCGTTCCTCGTCGCGAAGGCCGCCGCGAAGGCGCTCATCGAGCAGAAGATGGGCGGCGACGTCATCTACATCTCGTCGAAGAACTCCGTCTTCGCCGGCCCCAACAACATCGCGTACTCGGCGACCAAGGCCGACCAGGCCCACCAGGTGCGTCTGCTGGCGGTGGAGCTCGGCGAGTACGGGGTGCGCGTCAACGGCATCAACCCCGACGGCGTCGTGCGGGGCTCGGGCATCTTCGCGTCGGGCTGGGGCGCGAACCGCGCCGCGACGTACGGCGTGAATGAGGAAGACCTCGGCCAGTTCTACGCGAACCGTACGATCCTCAAGCGCGAGGTCGTGCCCGAGAACGTCGCCGACGCGGTGTACGTGCTCACCGGTCCGGAGCTCTCGCGCACGACCGGGCTGCACATCCCCGTGGACTCCGGCGTCGCCGCCGCCTTCCTGCGATGA
- a CDS encoding ABC transporter permease: MTSSTAPTRAQNAAARSVDRLTKGSAFSRIGSWVGMPVGIALLLVVGSLLSDRFLSIGNLTNVLINISILGVIVVGMTFVFITRGLADLSVPATVAVGAILVLGLQPTIGTIPAALVAILAALVAGVVNGLLIGYAGINPVITTLAVGTIVLGIAQWSVGGVIVYGTDPAAQAFLNGRVFGIPVIVMVFLAVAVIGHLVLSRTTLGRWVYAAGGNPDATRASAVPLFLTRGSAFVLTAGLAGLAGVLLGVTLQTARPGIGIGYEFDAITAVVVGGVSLLGGSGSIPRAIGGLLFVALLNNILVLQGVPTAVQGIAKGTLIVAAVSLDVYLRRKGGQS; encoded by the coding sequence ATGACCTCGTCTACCGCGCCCACTCGGGCACAGAACGCCGCGGCGCGTTCGGTTGACCGCCTGACCAAGGGGAGCGCGTTCTCCCGCATCGGATCCTGGGTCGGGATGCCGGTCGGCATCGCGCTTCTGCTCGTCGTCGGGTCACTCCTATCGGACCGGTTCCTGAGCATCGGCAACCTAACTAACGTCCTCATCAACATCTCCATCCTCGGCGTGATCGTCGTCGGAATGACCTTCGTGTTCATCACGCGCGGTCTCGCCGACCTCTCGGTTCCTGCCACGGTGGCTGTGGGCGCGATCCTCGTGCTCGGCCTTCAGCCCACGATCGGCACGATTCCCGCAGCACTTGTCGCGATCCTCGCCGCACTGGTCGCGGGGGTGGTCAACGGACTGCTCATCGGCTATGCGGGCATCAACCCGGTCATCACCACGCTCGCCGTCGGCACGATCGTGCTGGGGATCGCGCAGTGGAGCGTCGGAGGCGTCATCGTCTACGGCACTGACCCTGCCGCGCAGGCCTTCCTGAACGGACGCGTCTTCGGCATCCCGGTGATCGTGATGGTCTTTCTCGCGGTCGCGGTCATCGGCCACCTCGTCCTCTCCCGCACCACGCTGGGCCGTTGGGTGTATGCCGCCGGCGGGAACCCGGACGCGACGCGCGCCAGCGCTGTGCCGCTGTTCCTCACGCGAGGTTCGGCATTCGTCCTGACCGCGGGTCTTGCGGGGCTGGCCGGCGTCCTTCTGGGCGTCACGCTGCAAACGGCGCGTCCCGGCATCGGCATCGGCTACGAGTTCGACGCGATCACGGCCGTCGTCGTGGGTGGTGTGAGCCTCCTGGGCGGCTCCGGAAGCATCCCGCGGGCGATCGGCGGGCTGCTGTTCGTCGCACTGCTGAACAACATTCTCGTGCTGCAGGGCGTGCCCACCGCAGTGCAGGGCATCGCGAAAGGGACGCTCATCGTGGCGGCGGTCTCGCTCGATGTGTACCTGCGTCGGAAGGGAGGTCAGTCATGA
- a CDS encoding aldose 1-epimerase family protein → MTDSAEVFGVDLPEARRRIGSLAQIARIDEFVETQGSARGARRLRVVTGGGLSFDVHPDRALDLGHVTFRETPLSWISPVGIGAPGHTHDVGTDWLRTFGGGMLTTCGLDSFGPASTHDGVDYPMHGRISSVPATVTRVQVGDDSLIIEGEVRQAAVFGENLVLRRRIEAPLGGSSIRIFDTVTNEGARQTGHMVLYHCNLGWPLLSEHAVLRIPSAAVTPRDAAAESGVASWHEISAPVRGYAEQVFRHDFREQGVAEVSVDNPERDVRLAIRFDTATLPGLHQWKMLGEGHYVLGLEPVNVDWSRGRAAADAEGVLPELMPGESVSYAVEMHAGPSRVRGSKRKETA, encoded by the coding sequence ATGACGGATTCAGCGGAAGTGTTCGGCGTTGACCTCCCCGAGGCGCGTAGGCGCATCGGCTCGCTCGCGCAGATCGCTCGCATCGACGAGTTCGTCGAGACGCAGGGCTCAGCGCGCGGCGCTCGCCGCCTCCGCGTCGTCACCGGCGGCGGTCTGAGCTTCGACGTTCACCCGGATCGTGCGCTGGACCTCGGACATGTCACTTTCCGCGAGACGCCCCTCAGCTGGATCTCACCGGTCGGCATCGGGGCTCCTGGTCACACTCATGACGTGGGCACGGACTGGCTGCGCACGTTCGGCGGCGGCATGCTGACCACGTGCGGGCTCGATTCCTTCGGGCCTGCGAGCACGCACGACGGTGTGGACTATCCCATGCACGGTCGCATCAGCTCGGTGCCGGCCACGGTCACCCGGGTCCAGGTCGGCGACGACTCCCTGATCATCGAGGGCGAGGTGCGCCAGGCTGCAGTGTTCGGCGAGAACCTCGTTCTCCGCCGCCGCATCGAAGCTCCGCTCGGCGGGTCGAGCATCCGCATCTTCGATACCGTGACCAACGAAGGGGCGCGACAGACCGGGCACATGGTGCTCTACCACTGCAATCTGGGATGGCCGTTGCTGTCGGAGCATGCGGTGCTGCGGATACCTTCCGCAGCGGTGACGCCTCGGGATGCGGCCGCTGAATCCGGTGTCGCGAGCTGGCACGAGATCTCTGCGCCGGTGCGCGGGTACGCGGAGCAGGTGTTCCGGCACGACTTCCGCGAGCAGGGTGTGGCCGAGGTCTCGGTCGACAACCCGGAGCGCGACGTGCGTCTGGCCATCCGCTTCGACACCGCCACGCTGCCCGGGCTGCACCAGTGGAAGATGCTCGGCGAGGGGCACTACGTGCTCGGCCTCGAGCCGGTGAACGTCGACTGGAGCAGGGGCCGCGCCGCCGCGGATGCGGAGGGTGTGCTGCCGGAGCTGATGCCGGGCGAATCGGTCTCCTACGCCGTGGAGATGCACGCCGGACCCAGCCGCGTGCGCGGGTCGAAGAGAAAGGAGACGGCATGA
- a CDS encoding ABC transporter permease gives MTGSSNRVTDSIVFLSLVRYRVVVILVATLVLSASFVPGFFEARTLSLGVDRVATMGLLAIGLTVVLIAGQLDLSGGAILALSGIAAIGLQPALGQVPAALVGIAIAVAAGAVNGLLVVVLKINSLVATLATMVFFRAVCHLVTDSRPISGIDPFFGIPLTQPVAGTVSSRVLVFLVLILLLHVWLTRSVAGRNVFAVGSNAGSATASGVRSNAYLFGAFVFSGTMAGVAGVTFSIASNTGSPMFGDTIVLTAIAAVVIGGTRLEGGVGSALGTLGGLLTLAALTTAMEYQSVPAYVQSIATGCILLLLILLDRFTFSKQGVDLSLPALARRIRRRTGDAQQDTTQENERTIT, from the coding sequence ATGACCGGGTCGTCCAATCGGGTCACGGACAGCATCGTGTTCCTGAGCCTTGTGCGCTACCGCGTCGTCGTCATCCTTGTCGCGACGCTGGTGCTGTCGGCCTCGTTCGTGCCGGGCTTCTTCGAGGCGCGCACCTTGAGCCTCGGCGTCGACCGTGTGGCGACCATGGGTCTGCTCGCCATCGGCCTGACCGTCGTGCTCATCGCCGGTCAACTCGATCTCTCGGGAGGGGCGATCCTCGCGCTGTCGGGCATCGCCGCGATCGGATTGCAGCCGGCGCTTGGTCAGGTGCCTGCGGCGCTGGTCGGAATCGCGATCGCCGTGGCCGCGGGTGCGGTCAACGGACTGCTCGTCGTGGTGCTGAAGATCAACTCGCTCGTGGCGACACTGGCGACGATGGTCTTCTTCCGGGCGGTCTGCCACCTGGTCACCGACTCCCGCCCGATCAGCGGCATCGACCCGTTCTTCGGCATCCCGCTGACCCAACCGGTCGCCGGAACGGTGTCGTCGCGCGTGCTGGTCTTTCTCGTGCTCATCCTTCTGCTGCACGTCTGGCTCACGCGGAGCGTTGCCGGACGGAACGTTTTCGCCGTGGGAAGCAACGCCGGGAGCGCGACAGCGAGCGGCGTCCGCTCCAATGCTTACCTGTTCGGAGCCTTCGTCTTCAGCGGCACGATGGCAGGCGTGGCGGGCGTCACGTTCAGCATCGCGTCCAACACCGGATCGCCCATGTTCGGGGACACGATCGTGCTCACCGCGATCGCGGCCGTCGTGATCGGAGGCACCCGCCTCGAGGGCGGTGTCGGTTCCGCGCTCGGCACGCTCGGCGGCCTGCTCACCCTCGCGGCGCTCACGACCGCGATGGAGTACCAGAGCGTGCCCGCGTACGTGCAGAGCATTGCGACGGGCTGCATCCTGCTACTCCTGATCCTGCTCGACCGCTTCACCTTTTCCAAGCAGGGTGTCGACCTCTCCCTGCCGGCACTCGCGCGACGCATTCGGCGGCGCACTGGCGACGCGCAGCAAGACACCACACAAGAGAACGAAAGGACGATCACATGA
- a CDS encoding DeoR/GlpR family DNA-binding transcription regulator has product MSTTSSLDTERRRQALTHLVEEQGSVSLSDAAGAFGVSEMTIRRDLLELEAAGLVRRVRGGAIPLPGPQRFSVRSNLQREAKTIIAQKAVSLVPRSGAVAMDASTTVGALVAALSGDAALTVVTNSWENFSAARRAGFTNAILTGGHAEASTDSFVGPVACRAAASMTYAALFTSASGVQADLGSMDVSLPEAQVKQEFARSAQRVVLLLDSSKIGERDVARSFSWDQIDLLVTELEPTDPRVASFNDVVEVK; this is encoded by the coding sequence ATGTCGACGACCAGCTCCCTGGACACTGAACGACGCCGACAGGCCCTCACCCACCTGGTGGAGGAGCAGGGCTCCGTGAGCCTCAGTGACGCCGCGGGCGCCTTCGGCGTCTCGGAGATGACGATTCGCCGCGATCTGCTCGAACTCGAGGCAGCAGGCCTGGTGCGACGCGTGCGGGGCGGCGCGATCCCCCTTCCGGGTCCACAGCGCTTTAGCGTCCGCAGCAACCTTCAGCGCGAGGCCAAGACCATCATCGCGCAAAAAGCAGTCAGCCTCGTTCCCCGCTCCGGAGCCGTCGCGATGGACGCCTCAACGACGGTGGGCGCCCTGGTGGCGGCACTCTCAGGCGATGCAGCCCTCACTGTGGTCACCAACTCGTGGGAGAACTTCTCCGCAGCACGACGCGCCGGCTTCACGAACGCCATTCTCACCGGCGGCCACGCCGAGGCGTCGACGGACAGCTTCGTCGGACCGGTCGCATGCCGAGCCGCCGCATCGATGACCTATGCCGCTCTGTTCACCAGCGCAAGCGGCGTACAGGCCGACCTCGGTTCAATGGACGTCTCCCTCCCGGAGGCGCAGGTGAAACAGGAGTTCGCGCGGAGCGCGCAACGCGTCGTGCTCCTGCTCGATTCGTCGAAGATCGGCGAGCGCGACGTCGCTCGTAGCTTCTCATGGGATCAGATCGACCTCCTGGTGACGGAACTCGAGCCCACGGACCCGCGCGTGGCGTCGTTCAATGACGTGGTCGAGGTGAAGTGA
- a CDS encoding serine hydrolase domain-containing protein codes for MTGYSAAFDWVRRHVEAGRLPSAVLGITTADGVVGLDAFGATHGRTAKVDDAYRLFSITKVLTGLTTARVIERGLVTAETPLTAAIPDFGRDRDDVVRLRHLVSHTSGIPEPALDSAVPLRQALLEPGRDFAAGAASRYSTIAFEGVAALVEQATSRSWDADVADWAGAIGASGLTLDEAADPHAVVDGPELGFDATVFAGHRNPGAGMIGTAADLLAIGAALLRDEGEIVQPATLAMMRRPLTGDIPRLEPYPAERGQDWGFTWNLRTRAPGLIDQDVYGHGGWAGTEFWVHPTAGVAYVLLTNQVQRPGVDADELDNAVVSGV; via the coding sequence ATGACCGGATACAGCGCCGCCTTCGACTGGGTGCGGCGGCACGTCGAAGCGGGGCGCCTGCCTTCCGCGGTCCTCGGCATCACGACCGCCGACGGCGTCGTCGGGCTCGACGCGTTCGGAGCCACGCACGGCCGGACGGCGAAGGTGGACGATGCCTACCGACTCTTCTCGATCACCAAGGTCCTGACCGGTCTCACCACCGCACGCGTGATCGAGCGCGGCCTGGTCACGGCGGAGACGCCGCTGACAGCGGCCATCCCCGACTTCGGGCGCGACCGCGACGACGTGGTGCGCCTGCGCCACCTGGTCAGCCACACGTCCGGCATCCCGGAGCCTGCGCTCGACAGCGCGGTGCCGTTGCGGCAGGCGCTGCTCGAGCCCGGTCGGGATTTCGCCGCCGGCGCCGCATCGCGGTACTCGACCATCGCGTTCGAGGGGGTTGCGGCGCTCGTCGAGCAGGCGACGAGCCGCTCCTGGGATGCCGATGTGGCGGACTGGGCCGGCGCCATCGGCGCGAGCGGACTGACATTGGACGAAGCGGCCGACCCGCATGCGGTCGTCGATGGTCCGGAGCTCGGGTTCGATGCAACGGTGTTCGCCGGCCACCGCAACCCCGGTGCCGGGATGATCGGCACGGCTGCCGACCTGCTCGCCATCGGCGCGGCGCTGCTGCGGGACGAGGGCGAGATCGTGCAGCCGGCGACCCTGGCGATGATGCGGCGTCCCCTGACCGGCGACATCCCGAGGCTCGAGCCCTACCCCGCCGAGCGCGGCCAGGACTGGGGCTTCACCTGGAACCTGCGCACGCGCGCGCCCGGCCTGATCGACCAGGACGTGTACGGACACGGCGGCTGGGCCGGCACCGAGTTCTGGGTGCACCCGACGGCGGGCGTCGCCTATGTGCTGCTCACCAACCAGGTGCAGCGACCAGGAGTGGATGCCGACGAGCTCGACAACGCGGTGGTCTCCGGCGTCTGA